A stretch of the Nakaseomyces glabratus chromosome L, complete sequence genome encodes the following:
- a CDS encoding uncharacterized protein (CAGL0L06424g~Putative adhesin-like cell wall protein; predicted GPI-anchor): MQFSTVASVAAVAAVASAQANVTTATATQHTTTLVTITDCEEHICSEKVSPAWVSTATVTVNDVVTLTTTWCPIETTVHNTTKPAPAPTTAKPAPAPSSAKPAPAPAPKPVTNSTVKPAPAPSSAKPAPAPSSAKPAPAPSSAKPAPAPSSAKPAPAPSSAKPAPSSKADTTTTTKFVQTTTLTSSSKAAPSTHAVSSYTGAAAKALPAAGALIAGAAALLL; the protein is encoded by the coding sequence ATGCAATTCTCTACTGTCGCTTCCGTTGCTGCTGTCGCCGCTGTCGCTTCCGCTCAAGCTAACGTTACCACCGCTACTGCTACTCAACACACCACCACTTTGGTTACCATCACTGACTGTGAAGAACACATCTGTTCCGAAAAGGTCTCCCCAGCTTGGGTTTCTACTGCCACCGTTACTGTCAACGACGTCGTTACTTTGACCACCACCTGGTGCCCAATTGAAACCACTGTTCACAACACCACCAAGCCAGCTCCAGCTCCAACCACCGCTAAGCCAGCTCCAGCTCCATCTTCTGCTAAGCCAGCTCCAGCTCCAGCTCCAAAGCCAGTTACCAACTCTACTGTCAAGCCAGCTCCAGCTCCATCTTCTGCTAAGCCAGCTCCAGCTCCATCTTCTGCTAAGCCAGCTCCAGCTCCATCTTCTGCTAAGCCAGCTCCAGCTCCATCTTCTGCTAAGCCAGCTCCAGCTCCATCTTCTGCTAAGCCAGCTCCATCTTCCAAGGCTGACActaccaccaccaccaagTTCGTTCAAACCACCACTttgacttcttcttccaaggCTGCTCCATCTACCCACGCTGTCTCCTCTTACACTGGTGCTGCCGCTAAGGCTCTACCAGCTGCTGGTGCTTTGATTGCCGGTGCTGCCgctttgttgttgtaa
- the MRX16 gene encoding Mrx16p (CAGL0L06446g~Ortholog(s) have mitochondrion, nucleus localization), with product MSVTSGSALSPEQFDPNIPEILPHEKMYRIQVGKQLFKISGASLNSDGPSFFTNYFLKRTNRATSNNNNAGNNANNAAANNNNAFSPSSVNSTNSPPSGGSYHGSDNEVLFIDRSADIFELIYQHLQGYFIEIQDEVQYTMLFADAMYYNLPRLKAILKDCDYYYTNIGGKSYKLAKSLFKREGDSPNYFEITSGTLYIDVEELILTRKLLRPPPHSAPYVARSNVLFEDLLILLGGGSINLDDDRRSSLIRECKFYRFLNLEQRLVKCSINYNPLTRKEEICLHLKDVSRKGLVISQTTKRDLSYLFQPATVMNQNNEHVPSLMQSQFDQAGLDFSQNSGGMDPRVKRQKLYEQQVGSWDIVGYKRPYLDKYSREFIFQVDSREAILIFNRDTKRVHIDFIDQTAKNFFNLFYKELLNSPDCGIDLNHYKCKLAPSFYDMNMMSPVESNNSNYKPNPHPDLVLPALLTLGDLSIDGVRYPRVASLIDEPRIASKQIPNLDVRPKGSEYSPNEFSQGFQLFLHKSLWKIGVTNGRIILLLLKADSITGTSEYCKSLSYI from the coding sequence ATGAGCGTAACATCTGGCAGTGCTCTATCGCCTGAACAGTTTGACCCCAATATCCCAGAGATATTACCACATGAAAAAATGTACAGAATACAAGTGGGTAAGCAGCTCTTTAAGATTAGTGGTGCGTCCTTGAATTCGGATGGACCAAGTTTTTTCACCAACTACTTTCTGAAAAGGACAAACAGAGCAACctctaataataacaatgCAGGTAACAACGCAAATAACGCCGCAGctaacaataacaatgcCTTCTCCCCATCCTCTGTAAACAGCACCAACAGTCCTCCATCTGGCGGTAGTTACCACGGCTCAGACAATGAAGTGCTATTTATTGACAGATCAGCCGACATATTCGAACTCATATATCAGCACCTACAGGGTTACTTCATCGAAATCCAAGACGAAGTTCAATACACGATGCTCTTTGCAGACGCCATGTACTACAACCTACCTAGACTAAAAGCCATTTTAAAGGACTGTGACTATTACTATACCAATATCGGTGGTAAGTCATACAAGCTTGCCAAAAGTTTGTTCAAAAGAGAAGGTGATTCACCTAACTATTTCGAAATCACATCTGGAACTCTGTACattgatgttgaagaactAATTCTGACTAGAAAACTTCTCAGACCGCCTCCACATTCAGCTCCATATGTAGCTAGGTCAAACGTCCTTTTTGAAGATCTTCTAATTCTTCTTGGTGGTGGTTCCATCAATTTAGATGATGATAGACGGAGTTCTCTAATAAGAGAGTGCAAGTTCTACAGATTCTTGAATTTGGAACAACGCTTAGTCAAATGCAGCATCAATTACAATCCCCtaacaagaaaagaagaaatatgcTTGCATCTCAAAGATGTCTCCAGAAAGGGCCTTGTTATATCACAGACAACAAAAAGAGACCTTTCATATTTGTTTCAACCTGCTACTGTTATGAACCAAAATAACGAACATGTACCCTCATTAATGCAGTCACAATTTGACCAAGCAGGTCTTGACTTTTCTCAAAATTCTGGAGGTATGGATCCTAGGGTCAAAAGACAAAAACTCTATGAACAACAGGTTGGTAGCTGGGATATTGTTGGCTACAAGAGACCCTACTTGGATAAATATTCTAGGGAGTTTATCTTTCAAGTTGACTCTAGAGAAGCTATCTTAATATTCAACAGGGATACAAAGCGAGTTCATATCGACTTCATTGATCAGACGGcaaaaaatttcttcaacCTATTCTACAAGGAGCTACTGAATAGCCCCGATTGTGGTATTGATCTAAACCATTATAAATGCAAATTGGCACCTTCCTTTTACGACATGAATATGATGTCACCTGTTGAATCTAATAATTCAAACTACAAGCCAAATCCACATCCCGACCTTGTATTACCTGCACTTTTAACTCTCGGTGATCTTTCTATCGATGGGGTTAGGTACCCTCGAGTTGCATCTTTGATAGATGAACCAAGAATTGCTTCAAAGCAAATTCCTAATCTTGATGTTAGACCAAAAGGCTCGGAATACTCTCCTAATGAATTCTCACAAGGGTTCCAACTTTTCCTACACAAATCTTTATGGAAAATCGGTGTGACTAACGGAAGAATAATCCTTTTGTTGCTAAAGGCTGATAGTATTACGGGAACATCTGAATACTGTAAGAGTCTCTCGTACATATAA
- a CDS encoding uncharacterized protein (CAGL0L06468g~Ortholog(s) have role in SCF-dependent proteasomal ubiquitin-dependent protein catabolic process and SCF ubiquitin ligase complex localization): MPFEKLPQEVVQKILSNVSQDDKVALTYVSRNAYFHGIRSLYRNIYLANTSYIPSDYDGSLGTHYWSTLCCNYRNISTDFESLDLAELGNLFKGSERAMYKFNCLIRSIEERPGKLCPLIESVHCTWHLDPKLLERFIYLLTRHGHNLKSFDNFIGGEINDQLTSIYGQLQTLTMTASSRTPADPPTIQFVDSLDKFCKQYSWENLNTLNIHMDLRNYFHNLDKPLKIRNLTLNLRKDMLLGEDYNRGRLPYHKILDKNELRELEVLSWIEPKDMNFDMYQLWGLYEFLEFHNIEELSLLSLTDNHFFITEAVSHWHHLRRLKLDYMFELTMENEFLDLLASSPCAKTLEYIDFRINQFEGVPISVAVGLQPKFELTLMCKCDFCKGVYEDIIIKKYFPTVASLRKPSYKELELNKIFYQMIKVYPIIPHAHYCDVYPAMGFRYYSLHDHANIQNRMRQDDENMKRLPLLSGDDIKKLYHYYLHSMKRTYDYFILRFQNLRYLTINDLPTTIVQMDEHQRCNIPIFHATGYESNQLYELVDAESLFS, translated from the coding sequence ATGCCTTTTGAGAAATTACCCCAGGAAGTGGTTCAGAAGATACTATCGAATGTATCGCAAGATGACAAAGTTGCATTGACCTATGTATCCAGGAATGCATACTTTCATGGTATAAGGTCGCTTTACAGGAACATATACTTGGCTAACACGTCCTATATACCGAGTGACTACGACGGCTCGCTTGGCACACATTATTGGTCTACATTATGCTGCAACTATAGGAACATATCAACAGATTTCGAGTCTCTAGACCTGGCAGAACTGGGCAATCTCTTCAAAGGAAGTGAAAGGGCAATGTACAAGTTTAATTGTCTTATAAGGTCAATAGAGGAGAGGCCTGGTAAACTATGCCCTCTAATTGAAAGTGTGCATTGCACCTGGCATTTAGATCCTAAATTACTCGAGAGATTCATTTATCTGCTAACAAGACATGGTCATAATCTTAAAAGTTTTGATAACTTCATCGGTGGAGAGATAAACGACCAATTAACCAGTATTTATGGACAACTACAAACCCTTACGATGACTGCATCAAGTAGAACACCTGCTGATCCTCCTACTATTCAATTCGTTGATAGCCTCGACAAATTTTGCAAACAGTACAGCTGGGAAAATTTGAATACACTAAATATACATATGGATCTGCGCAACTATTTCCATAACCTAGACAAACCATtaaaaattagaaatttGACTTTGAATTTAAGAAAAGATATGCTTTTAGGAGAAGATTATAACCGAGGTAGGCTGCCATATCACAAAATCTTAGATAAGAATGAACTTAGAGAACTAGAAGTACTATCTTGGATCGAACCCAAAGATATGAATTTCGACATGTATCAACTGTGGGGATTATACGAATTCCTGGAGTTTCATAACATCGAAGAGTTATCACTGCTTTCTTTAACAGAcaatcatttttttattactgAAGCAGTGAGCCATTGGCATCACTTAAGAAGATTAAAGCTTGACTACATGTTCGAACTAACCATGGAAAATGAATTCCTAGACCTCCTTGCATCTTCCCCATGTGCCAAGACTCTTGAATACATTGATTTTAGAATTAATCAATTCGAAGGGGTACCTATATCAGTTGCAGTTGGATTACAACCCAAATTCGAATTGACATTGATGTGCAAATGTGATTTTTGCAAAGGAGTATACGAAGacataataataaagaagTACTTCCCCACTGTTGCATCTTTAAGAAAACCCTCATACAAAGAACTTGAGctaaacaaaatattttatcaaatgatTAAAGTATACCCCATAATACCGCATGCCCATTATTGTGATGTATATCCAGCTATGGGATTCAGATATTATTCTTTACATGACCATGCAAATATTCAGAATAGAATGAGACaggatgatgaaaatatgAAACGTTTGCCTTTACTGTCGGGTGATgatatcaagaaattgtaTCATTACTATTTACACTCAATGAAAAGAACCTACgattattttatattacGTTTCCAAAACTTGAGATACTTGACGATTAACGACTTACCCACAACTATAGTCCAGATGGATGAACATCAAAGATGCAATATACCTATCTTTCACGCCACAGGATACGAAAGCAATCAGCTCTATGAATTAGTAGATGCTGAGTCCTTATTTAGTTAA